A window of the Callospermophilus lateralis isolate mCalLat2 chromosome 7, mCalLat2.hap1, whole genome shotgun sequence genome harbors these coding sequences:
- the LOC143404066 gene encoding vomeronasal type-1 receptor 90-like — protein MKISNKLYDYIGIRNAFFSEVGLGISANSILLLFHISTFLLQHRLKPTDLIIGLLALVHIGMMTILGYIATDVALSQDFWDDIKCKSVIYVHRFLRGFSICATCLLSVLQAITLSPRSSCLAKFKHKSPQQTLCVLVFLWAFYMSFSAHFSLSSNAIPNVTSNVIVFITEPCKIVQMSYFFRHLFSVLGVFRDVFLIGLMALSSGYMVALLCRHRRHIQHLHNTRLSSKASPVQRATWTILLLMSLFVFMYCLDNIFSSSRTTGNNDPVYYYIHMMVANGYATTSPMLLICTEKQIINFLKSLWVKIAHT, from the coding sequence ATGAAAATCTCCAACAAACTCTATGATTATATTGGCATAAGAAATGCATTTTTCTCCGAAGTTGGCCTTGGGATCTCAGCCAACTCCATCCTCCTTCTCTTCCACATCTCCACATTCCTCCTCCAGCACAGGCTCAAGCCCACTGACCTGATCATTGGTCTCTTGGCCCTAGTCCACATAGGGATGATGACAATTTTGGGGTACATAGCTACAGATGTTGCTCTTTCTCAGGATTTTTGGGATGACATCAAGTGTAAATCGGTCATCTACGTGCACAGGTTTCTGAGGGGCTTCTCCATTTGTGCCACCTGCCTGCTGAGTGTCCTCCAGGCCATcaccctcagccccagaagctcctgCTTGGCCAAGTTCAAACATAAATCCCCACAGCAGACCCTGTGTGTCCTTGTTTTCCTGTGGGCTTTCTACATGTCCTTCAGTGCTCACTTCTCCTTGTCCTCTAATGCCATTCCCAATGTGACCTCAAATGTCATTGTGTTTATTACTGAACCCTGCAAAATTGTTCAAATGAGTTACTTCTTCAGgcatttattttctgtattagGTGTATTCCGGGATGTCTTTCTCATAGGGTTAATGGCCCTCTCGAGTGGGTACATGGTGGCCCTCCTGTGCAGGCATAGGAGGCACATCCAGCACCTCCACAACACCAGGCTTTCTTCAAAGGCATCCCCCGTGCAGAGGGCCACCTGGACCATCCTGCTGCTCATGAGTTTATTTGTGTTCATGTACTGTTTGGACAACATCTTCTCCTCCTCAAGAACTACGGGGAACAATGACCCAGTTTATTATTATATCCATATGATGGTGGCCAATGGCTATGCCACAACCAGTCCTATGCTGCTGATCTGCACTGAAAAACAAATCATTAACTTTTTGAAATCTTTGTGGGTGAAGATAGCACATACTTAA